In the Pseudanabaena sp. PCC 7367 genome, one interval contains:
- a CDS encoding sirohydrochlorin chelatase yields MKQPESSGKIDRAIFFVIHGSSNHRSLRSLRKIITAAKVSSDALIDGGCLEGLDRSLSEQLIDFGYDALYLGYSQIEVVPVFLLPGVHVKEDLPIEVEAAQSLFDDRKLQFHLTEYLGTHAQIPALLAQRFNNWENSHSWTQSPNVSNISNVSNIKCARVIIAHGSKRSGANQPIEELARSLSATTAYWSVAPDLETKINQLLDQGFMAIEVLPYFLSAGGITKAIGAQIEQLASDRQVQIELLPLPFTAETITELAMADLSDADLEPNNSTIAIPRHLVTGPKALAYSN; encoded by the coding sequence TTGAAACAACCAGAATCATCAGGAAAAATCGATCGGGCGATCTTCTTTGTTATTCATGGCAGTAGTAACCATCGTTCTTTGCGATCGCTGCGGAAAATTATCACTGCGGCGAAGGTCAGCTCCGATGCCTTAATTGATGGCGGCTGTCTGGAGGGATTGGATCGATCGCTGTCGGAGCAGTTAATTGATTTTGGTTATGACGCTCTGTATTTGGGCTACAGCCAAATTGAGGTAGTGCCAGTATTCCTGTTGCCTGGAGTGCATGTAAAGGAAGACTTGCCGATCGAAGTTGAGGCCGCCCAGAGCTTATTTGACGATCGCAAGTTGCAATTTCACTTGACTGAATATCTGGGTACCCATGCCCAAATTCCAGCGTTATTGGCTCAGCGGTTTAACAATTGGGAAAACAGTCATAGTTGGACGCAAAGCCCCAATGTTTCTAATATTTCTAATGTTTCTAATATTAAATGTGCCAGGGTGATAATTGCCCACGGCAGCAAACGCTCCGGTGCAAATCAACCAATTGAGGAGCTAGCGCGATCGCTGTCGGCCACAACTGCCTATTGGTCGGTTGCCCCTGATCTGGAAACCAAAATTAATCAACTGCTAGATCAAGGTTTTATGGCGATCGAAGTCTTGCCATACTTCCTCAGTGCCGGTGGGATTACCAAGGCGATTGGCGCTCAAATAGAGCAATTGGCCAGCGATCGCCAGGTGCAAATTGAATTATTACCGCTGCCGTTCACGGCTGAAACTATCACTGAACTAGCGATGGCAGACCTTTCTGATGCCGATTTAGAACCAAATAATTCAACGATCGCCATTCCTAGACATCTTGTTACTGGCCCGA